In one Pseudomonas sp. R84 genomic region, the following are encoded:
- a CDS encoding glyoxylate/hydroxypyruvate reductase A, whose translation MALLYKADPVRGEQWQALFAEHAPDIEWRAWPNIGDAADIDYLAAWQAPDDLAAVLPNLKVLFALSAGVDQLDLSRIPPSLPVVRLLDPGITRGMCEYASFAVLSLHRDMLRYRQQQIARCWQAHMLQPAHTRRVGVMGLGAQAQQILATLQPLGFALKGWARSRHQIAGVDCFAGDAQLSAFLSQCDILLCVLPLTEQTQGILDRDVFRQLPHGAALINMGRGGHLVESDLLQALDSGQLSGAVLDVLQEEPALADHPFWAHPKILLTPHIAAMTQPQSAFAVLLENIRRFQRGEPMAGQIDRQQGY comes from the coding sequence ATGGCCCTGCTTTATAAAGCTGACCCTGTACGCGGCGAACAGTGGCAAGCGTTGTTCGCCGAACACGCCCCGGACATCGAATGGCGCGCCTGGCCAAATATCGGCGATGCGGCCGATATTGATTACCTGGCTGCGTGGCAAGCGCCGGACGATCTGGCTGCGGTGTTGCCAAACCTGAAAGTGTTGTTCGCGCTGTCGGCCGGTGTCGATCAACTCGATCTGAGCCGCATTCCACCCAGCCTGCCGGTGGTGCGCCTGCTTGATCCCGGCATCACCCGTGGCATGTGCGAATACGCCAGTTTCGCCGTGCTCAGCCTGCACCGCGACATGCTGCGTTACCGTCAGCAACAAATCGCGCGTTGCTGGCAAGCGCATATGCTGCAACCGGCGCACACGCGGCGGGTCGGGGTAATGGGGCTCGGTGCGCAGGCGCAACAGATTCTGGCGACGTTGCAGCCGCTGGGGTTCGCGTTGAAAGGCTGGGCGCGCAGCCGCCATCAAATTGCCGGCGTGGATTGCTTCGCGGGTGACGCGCAACTGTCGGCGTTTCTCAGCCAGTGCGACATTCTCCTGTGCGTGTTGCCGCTGACCGAACAGACCCAAGGGATTCTTGATCGTGACGTGTTCCGGCAACTGCCGCACGGTGCGGCGCTGATCAATATGGGCCGTGGTGGGCATCTGGTGGAAAGCGATTTGTTGCAAGCACTGGACAGCGGACAGCTCAGTGGCGCGGTGCTTGATGTATTACAAGAAGAACCAGCACTGGCGGATCATCCGTTCTGGGCGCATCCAAAGATTCTGCTGACGCCGCACATTGCGGCGATGACGCAACCGCAAAGCGCATTTGCGGTGTTGCTGGAAAACATTCGCCGGTTTCAGCGCGGGGAGCCAATGGCGGGCCAGATCGACCGCCAGCAGGGTTACTGA
- a CDS encoding LysR family transcriptional regulator, with product MKRHFEDLQLGSIELFCLAAEAGSFTAAAQLAGVTPAAVSRSILRLEQRLGSRLFARTTRSIRLTEAGRNFFVQCSQALTQLVEAQQEVMGAQTSPSGLLRISLPTTYGHHRILPLLPKFRALYPDVTVDIHLGNRNIDFVGEGYDLAIRVRAQPDSTMVARLLEDAKLVVVASPDYLKKAGVPQTLEDLVQHECIQFELPSSGRRISWLFQENGDDLEVISEGGYSCSDDVLGGVTLAKHGAGVFQTYKFIVEKELADGSLVEVLQPYAGRSRPYTLLYPHGRYVPQRVRAFVDFLLQFRDEWAGA from the coding sequence ATGAAGCGCCACTTTGAAGACTTGCAGTTAGGCAGCATCGAACTCTTTTGCCTCGCCGCTGAAGCCGGCAGTTTCACCGCTGCCGCCCAGCTTGCGGGTGTAACGCCGGCAGCGGTGAGCCGGTCGATTCTGCGTCTGGAACAGCGCTTGGGATCGCGCCTGTTTGCGCGAACCACGCGCAGCATTCGCTTGACCGAAGCTGGCAGAAACTTTTTCGTCCAGTGCAGCCAGGCGCTGACGCAACTGGTCGAAGCGCAACAGGAAGTCATGGGCGCACAGACGTCACCCTCAGGGCTGTTGCGCATCAGCCTGCCCACCACTTATGGGCATCACCGTATCCTGCCGCTGCTGCCAAAATTCCGCGCGCTCTACCCCGACGTCACCGTCGACATCCACTTGGGCAACCGCAATATCGACTTTGTCGGCGAAGGCTACGATCTGGCAATCCGCGTCCGCGCCCAACCGGATTCGACCATGGTCGCGCGCCTGCTGGAGGATGCAAAACTGGTGGTGGTCGCCTCTCCCGACTATCTGAAAAAGGCTGGCGTACCGCAGACGCTTGAGGATCTGGTGCAACACGAATGCATTCAGTTCGAACTGCCGAGCAGCGGACGGCGGATCTCCTGGCTGTTCCAGGAAAACGGCGATGATCTGGAAGTGATTTCCGAGGGAGGCTACTCCTGCTCAGACGATGTGCTTGGCGGCGTCACCCTGGCCAAACACGGCGCGGGGGTCTTCCAGACGTACAAGTTCATCGTCGAAAAGGAGCTGGCCGACGGCAGCCTCGTTGAGGTGCTACAGCCTTACGCCGGACGCTCGCGACCTTACACCTTGCTCTACCCGCACGGCCGCTATGTGCCGCAACGGGTCAGGGCGTTTGTCGATTTTCTGCTGCAGTTTCGTGATGAGTGGGCCGGGGCTTAG
- a CDS encoding Lrp/AsnC family transcriptional regulator, with translation MEGIVKLDRIDISILVELQKDGRMTNVSLADAVGLSASPCLQRVKRLESAGYISSYKAHLNLAKITDSVTVFTEITLSDHKREDFAKFESNIRLVDEVLECHLISGGYDYLVRFMTRSIQHYQEVIESLLDKNIGISKYFSYIVIKSPVLKDGVPLRKLLRH, from the coding sequence ATGGAAGGGATAGTAAAACTGGACCGGATCGACATCAGCATTCTGGTCGAGTTGCAGAAGGATGGCCGCATGACCAACGTCAGCCTGGCCGATGCCGTCGGGCTGTCGGCCAGTCCGTGTCTGCAACGGGTCAAGCGACTGGAATCAGCGGGTTATATTTCCAGCTACAAAGCGCACCTGAATCTGGCGAAGATCACCGACTCGGTCACGGTGTTTACCGAAATCACCTTGAGCGATCACAAACGCGAGGATTTCGCCAAATTCGAATCGAATATTCGTTTGGTCGACGAAGTGCTTGAGTGTCATCTGATCAGCGGCGGCTACGATTATCTGGTGCGCTTCATGACCCGCAGCATCCAGCATTATCAGGAAGTGATCGAAAGCTTGCTGGACAAAAATATCGGCATTTCCAAGTACTTCAGTTACATCGTCATCAAGTCGCCCGTACTCAAGGATGGCGTGCCGCTGCGCAAATTGCTGCGGCATTGA
- the gabT gene encoding 4-aminobutyrate--2-oxoglutarate transaminase, producing the protein MNSKVDDTPHLLRQRDQFVPRGLVTAHPLVIDRAQGAELWDVDGKRYLDFVGGIGVLNIGHNHPKVVAAVQQQLHKISHACFQVVAYQPYLDLAQRLCEMIGGQQAYKAAFFTSGAEAVENAVKIARAHTGRSAVIAFRGGFHGRTLLGTTLTGMSQPYKQNFGPFAPEVFHTPYPNAYRGLTSDMALKALEELFATQVAPERVAAIIIEPVQGDGGFLAAPAEFLQALRALTEKHGIVLILDEIQTGFGRTGKWFGFQHAGIQPDLVTVAKSLAGGLPLSGVVGKAAIMDAPLPGGLGGTYGGNALSCAAALAVIEAFEAEQLLARGEALGEHLRQGLLKLQSRYAQIGDVRGTGFMLAIELIKPDDARTPDADLNQRLIDEARKGGLLVIKCGVHRNVLRFLAPLVATPTQIDEALQILESALARVLN; encoded by the coding sequence ATGAATAGCAAAGTCGACGACACCCCTCATTTGCTCCGTCAGCGCGATCAATTCGTGCCGCGAGGCCTGGTTACCGCTCACCCATTGGTGATTGATCGCGCCCAGGGCGCCGAGTTGTGGGACGTGGACGGCAAGCGCTACCTGGATTTTGTCGGCGGCATCGGCGTGTTGAACATCGGTCACAACCATCCCAAAGTGGTGGCGGCGGTGCAGCAGCAATTGCACAAGATTTCGCACGCCTGCTTCCAGGTGGTCGCCTATCAACCTTATCTGGATCTGGCCCAGCGCCTGTGTGAAATGATCGGCGGCCAGCAAGCCTATAAGGCCGCGTTCTTCACCTCCGGCGCCGAAGCGGTCGAGAACGCAGTGAAAATCGCCAGGGCTCACACCGGCCGTTCGGCGGTGATTGCCTTTCGTGGCGGCTTCCATGGCCGTACCTTGCTGGGCACCACGCTGACCGGCATGAGCCAGCCTTACAAACAGAACTTCGGCCCGTTTGCACCGGAGGTCTTTCACACGCCTTACCCGAATGCCTATCGCGGCCTGACCAGTGACATGGCGCTCAAGGCCCTCGAGGAACTGTTCGCAACGCAAGTGGCGCCTGAGCGGGTGGCTGCCATCATCATCGAACCCGTGCAGGGCGACGGCGGCTTTCTCGCGGCACCGGCCGAGTTCCTTCAGGCCCTGCGCGCGCTGACCGAAAAGCACGGCATCGTGCTGATTCTCGATGAAATCCAGACGGGGTTCGGCCGCACGGGCAAATGGTTCGGTTTCCAGCACGCGGGCATCCAGCCTGATCTGGTAACCGTGGCGAAAAGTCTGGCCGGTGGTTTGCCGCTGTCGGGGGTGGTCGGTAAAGCGGCCATCATGGACGCGCCGTTGCCCGGAGGTCTGGGCGGCACTTACGGCGGCAACGCGTTGTCATGCGCAGCGGCGCTGGCGGTGATCGAGGCCTTTGAGGCGGAGCAGTTGCTGGCACGCGGCGAGGCGCTGGGCGAACACTTGCGTCAGGGTTTGTTGAAGTTGCAGAGCCGTTACGCGCAAATCGGCGACGTGCGCGGTACCGGTTTCATGCTGGCGATCGAGTTGATCAAGCCTGACGACGCGCGTACACCCGATGCGGATCTGAATCAACGCTTGATCGATGAGGCGCGCAAGGGCGGCTTGCTGGTGATCAAGTGCGGTGTGCACCGCAATGTTCTGCGTTTTCTCGCGCCACTGGTGGCCACGCCGACGCAGATCGACGAAGCCTTGCAGATTCTCGAAAGCGCCTTGGCACGCGTCTTGAACTGA
- a CDS encoding tartrate dehydrogenase yields the protein MSKAFKIAAIAGDGIGKEVLPEGLRVLEKAASKWQLDLNIEVLEWANCDYYLEHGQMMPDDWFEQLKGFDAIYFGAVGWPDKVPDHISLWGSLLKFRRDFDQYVNIRPVRLFPGVPCPLAGREPGDIDFVVIRENTEGEYSSVGGKMFEGTEHEFVLQESVFTRRGVDRILKFAFDLAQTRPRQRLTAATKSNGISISMPYWDERTALMAANYPQVTWDKQHIDILCARFVLQPDRFDVVVASNLFGDILSDLGPACAGTIGIAPSANLDPERRFPSLFEPVHGSAPDIYGQNIANPIAMIWSGALMLDFLGNGDERYRAAHDGILRAIEQVIADGPITPDLGGKGATQDVGKAIADIL from the coding sequence ATGAGCAAGGCATTCAAGATCGCCGCGATTGCCGGCGACGGCATTGGCAAGGAAGTGTTGCCCGAAGGTTTGCGTGTGCTGGAGAAGGCTGCGAGCAAATGGCAGTTGGACTTGAACATTGAAGTTCTTGAATGGGCCAACTGCGATTATTACCTGGAGCATGGGCAAATGATGCCCGATGACTGGTTTGAGCAGCTCAAGGGCTTCGACGCGATTTATTTCGGCGCGGTCGGCTGGCCGGACAAGGTGCCCGATCACATTTCGTTGTGGGGATCACTGCTGAAGTTTCGCCGCGATTTCGACCAGTACGTGAATATCCGTCCGGTGCGTCTGTTTCCCGGTGTCCCGTGCCCGCTGGCCGGGCGCGAACCGGGCGACATCGACTTCGTGGTGATCCGCGAGAACACGGAGGGCGAGTATTCCTCGGTCGGCGGAAAAATGTTCGAAGGCACCGAGCATGAGTTCGTGCTGCAAGAGTCAGTGTTCACCCGTCGCGGTGTCGACCGAATTCTGAAATTTGCCTTCGATCTGGCCCAGACCCGTCCGCGCCAGCGTCTGACGGCGGCGACCAAGTCCAACGGCATTTCCATCAGCATGCCCTACTGGGACGAGCGCACCGCGTTGATGGCGGCTAACTACCCGCAAGTTACCTGGGACAAGCAACACATCGATATCCTCTGCGCACGGTTCGTCTTGCAACCGGATCGATTTGATGTGGTCGTGGCCTCGAATCTGTTTGGCGACATCCTGTCCGACCTGGGGCCGGCGTGTGCCGGAACCATCGGCATTGCGCCTTCGGCCAACCTCGATCCTGAGCGGCGTTTTCCCTCGTTGTTCGAACCGGTGCATGGTTCGGCGCCGGATATCTACGGGCAGAACATTGCCAATCCGATTGCGATGATCTGGTCCGGTGCGTTGATGCTCGATTTTCTCGGCAACGGTGATGAGCGTTATCGGGCCGCGCATGACGGGATATTGCGGGCAATCGAGCAGGTGATTGCCGACGGCCCGATTACCCCGGATCTCGGCGGAAAAGGCGCGACGCAAGACGTCGGTAAAGCCATCGCCGACATCCTTTAA
- a CDS encoding 2-haloalkanoic acid dehalogenase, whose translation MGLIDYRALLIDCDEALVDRDSGVWTALLPLLVSRGGHPDKDQVLAEYREVLHALYPRFAELGFSGMLCFAHRQLAERWGLNASWEEGMSFARSVAAWSLFEDAPGAMLYLRKFYRLLVQGDRDAEDRGPLCERLGINADDFISLADAPLQDANWLSANALVPGDILHITRAGARRGSENDVCLISRDRGRQPTPCSAQYCINSMADLVTQHQLSLRR comes from the coding sequence ATGGGACTGATTGATTATCGAGCGTTGCTCATTGATTGCGATGAAGCGCTGGTCGACCGCGACTCGGGAGTCTGGACGGCATTGCTACCGCTGCTGGTCAGTCGGGGTGGTCATCCGGACAAGGATCAGGTGCTGGCTGAATACCGTGAAGTGCTGCATGCGCTGTATCCGCGTTTCGCTGAGCTAGGCTTCAGTGGCATGTTGTGTTTCGCCCATCGTCAACTCGCCGAACGCTGGGGCTTGAATGCCAGTTGGGAGGAGGGCATGAGCTTTGCCCGGTCGGTGGCGGCATGGTCATTGTTCGAAGACGCGCCAGGTGCGATGTTGTACCTGCGCAAGTTCTACCGCCTGCTGGTCCAGGGTGACCGCGATGCCGAAGATCGTGGCCCGCTGTGCGAGCGTTTGGGGATCAATGCCGACGACTTCATTTCATTGGCTGACGCACCGTTGCAGGACGCCAATTGGCTGAGCGCCAACGCACTGGTACCGGGCGACATTCTCCATATCACGCGCGCAGGTGCGCGCCGAGGGTCGGAGAATGACGTGTGCCTGATCAGTCGTGATCGGGGCAGGCAACCCACGCCCTGCTCGGCGCAATACTGCATCAACAGCATGGCGGACCTGGTGACTCAGCATCAGCTGTCATTACGGCGCTGA